One Mycobacterium sp. SMC-4 DNA window includes the following coding sequences:
- a CDS encoding FAD-containing oxidoreductase translates to MTQHFDAIIVGAGQAGPPLAGRLTAAGHNVAVIERKLVGGTCVNYGCIPTKTMIASAHAAHLARRGADYGVGTGPVAVDMAAVKARKDRISGGNREDVESWLEGMDGATLIRGHARFIDPHTLRVDEQVLQADRIFLNVGGRAVVPDLPGLDDVDYLTNTGILNLDVVPEHLVVIGGSYIALEFAQMYRRFGAEVTVIEKGARLTSREDPDVAAAIRDILQAEGIQVVVGADDIRITKQDNGFTLTPSRNADPVTGTHLLVAVGRRPNTDDLGLDAAGVQTDGRGYIVVDDHLRTSVEHIWAMGDCNGRGAFTHTSYNDFEIVAANLLDDDPRRVSDRITTYALYIDPPLGRAGMSVDDVRRSGRKALVATRPMTRVGRAVEKGETHGFMKVLVDAETEQILGAAILGVGGDEVVHTLLDVMTAGLPYTAISRTMHIHPTVSELLPTLLQDLKPLE, encoded by the coding sequence ATGACACAGCATTTCGACGCCATCATCGTGGGCGCCGGGCAGGCCGGACCGCCGCTGGCCGGACGGCTCACCGCCGCCGGTCACAACGTCGCGGTCATCGAACGCAAACTCGTCGGCGGTACGTGCGTGAACTACGGCTGCATCCCGACCAAGACGATGATCGCCAGTGCGCACGCCGCCCACCTGGCGCGGCGCGGAGCCGATTACGGGGTGGGCACCGGACCGGTCGCCGTGGACATGGCCGCGGTCAAGGCGCGCAAAGACCGCATCAGCGGAGGCAACCGTGAGGACGTCGAATCGTGGTTGGAGGGCATGGACGGCGCGACCCTGATCCGCGGCCATGCCCGCTTCATCGACCCGCATACGCTGCGCGTCGATGAGCAGGTGCTGCAGGCCGATCGCATCTTCCTCAACGTCGGTGGGCGCGCCGTCGTCCCAGACCTACCGGGGCTCGACGACGTCGACTACCTGACCAACACCGGAATCTTGAACCTCGACGTGGTGCCCGAGCATCTGGTCGTCATCGGTGGCAGTTACATCGCTTTGGAGTTCGCCCAGATGTACCGCCGTTTCGGAGCGGAGGTCACCGTCATCGAGAAGGGCGCCCGGCTGACCTCACGCGAGGACCCCGATGTCGCCGCGGCGATCCGCGACATCCTGCAGGCCGAGGGCATCCAGGTCGTCGTCGGCGCCGACGACATCCGGATCACCAAGCAGGACAACGGTTTCACGCTCACTCCGAGCCGCAACGCCGACCCGGTCACCGGCACCCACCTGCTGGTGGCGGTGGGGCGGCGACCCAACACCGACGACCTCGGTCTGGACGCGGCCGGCGTCCAGACCGACGGCCGGGGTTACATCGTCGTTGATGACCACTTGCGCACCAGTGTCGAGCACATCTGGGCGATGGGCGACTGCAACGGACGCGGCGCCTTCACCCACACCTCCTACAACGATTTCGAGATCGTCGCCGCCAACTTGCTCGACGATGACCCGCGCCGGGTCAGCGACCGCATCACCACCTACGCGCTCTATATCGACCCGCCGCTGGGCCGTGCCGGCATGAGTGTCGACGACGTGCGCCGATCGGGTCGGAAGGCGCTGGTGGCCACCCGGCCGATGACGCGTGTCGGGCGCGCGGTGGAGAAAGGTGAGACCCACGGGTTCATGAAGGTCCTCGTGGACGCGGAGACCGAGCAGATCCTCGGGGCGGCGATCCTGGGTGTCGGCGGCGACGAGGTGGTCCACACGCTGCTCGACGTGATGACCGCCGGACTGCCCTATACCGCGATCTCGCGCACCATGCACATCCATCCGACCGTGAGTGAACTGCTGCCCACCCTGCTGCAGGATCTCAAGCCGCTGGAGTGA
- a CDS encoding DUF4126 family protein → MTQVLVLILALLIGVIAGLRAMTAPAVVAWGTMFGWIDVGDKWSEWMAHPITVTVLTIFLLAELVTDQLPNTPSRRVPAQFIARLLSGGFAGAVIGSAFFHTFIGAGAGIVGAVLGTLAGAELRRRLAERNNGRDRPGAIGEDVIAVGGAFLVVFLVSLV, encoded by the coding sequence TTGACCCAGGTACTCGTTCTGATATTGGCGTTGCTCATCGGTGTCATTGCCGGGTTGCGGGCGATGACCGCACCTGCGGTCGTGGCCTGGGGCACGATGTTCGGCTGGATCGACGTCGGCGACAAGTGGTCGGAGTGGATGGCCCACCCGATCACCGTCACGGTACTGACGATCTTCTTGCTGGCCGAGCTGGTCACCGACCAGTTACCCAACACGCCCAGTCGTCGCGTGCCCGCGCAGTTCATCGCCCGGCTGCTCAGCGGTGGCTTCGCGGGGGCGGTGATCGGCAGCGCCTTCTTCCACACCTTCATCGGCGCCGGTGCCGGCATCGTCGGCGCGGTCCTGGGCACGTTGGCCGGAGCCGAGTTACGCCGACGATTGGCCGAGCGCAACAACGGCAGAGACCGACCGGGCGCGATCGGAGAAGATGTCATCGCCGTCGGCGGGGCCTTCCTGGTCGTGTTCCTGGTCAGCCTCGTCTAG
- the hisG gene encoding ATP phosphoribosyltransferase has product MLRVAVPNKGTLSEPASAILSEAGYRRRTDTKDLTVVDPANGVEFFFLRPKDIAIYVGSGQLDFGITGRDLAWESDAPVRERLALGFGSSTFRYAAPAGQDWSVNDLDGKRIATAFPNLVRKDLAANGVDATVIRLDGAVEISVALGVADAIADVVGSGRTLGLHNLVAFGEPLCDSEAVLIEQDGAENNAAARDQLAARVQGVVFGQKYLMLDYDCPRTVLNRAIEVTPGLESPTIAPLADEAWVAVRALVPRREVNSIMDELAAIGAKAILATDIRFCRF; this is encoded by the coding sequence ATGTTGCGTGTTGCTGTTCCCAACAAGGGCACGCTCAGTGAACCCGCCTCGGCCATCCTGTCGGAGGCGGGCTATCGCCGTCGCACCGACACCAAGGACCTGACCGTGGTGGACCCGGCCAACGGAGTCGAGTTCTTCTTCCTGCGGCCCAAGGACATCGCGATCTACGTCGGTTCGGGGCAGCTGGACTTCGGCATCACCGGACGCGACCTGGCCTGGGAATCCGACGCGCCGGTCCGCGAGCGGTTGGCGCTGGGCTTCGGATCGTCGACGTTTCGCTATGCGGCGCCTGCCGGGCAGGACTGGAGCGTCAACGACCTCGACGGCAAGCGCATCGCCACAGCTTTTCCCAACCTGGTGCGGAAAGACCTGGCCGCCAACGGAGTCGATGCCACAGTGATCAGACTCGATGGGGCCGTGGAGATCTCGGTGGCACTCGGGGTTGCCGACGCGATCGCCGATGTCGTCGGTTCGGGACGCACCCTGGGTCTGCACAACCTGGTGGCCTTCGGCGAGCCGCTCTGTGATTCCGAAGCGGTGCTGATCGAGCAGGACGGAGCCGAGAACAATGCAGCCGCGCGCGACCAACTGGCCGCCCGGGTACAGGGTGTGGTCTTCGGCCAGAAGTACCTGATGTTGGACTATGACTGTCCCCGAACGGTTCTCAACAGGGCCATCGAGGTGACACCGGGGCTGGAGTCGCCGACGATCGCCCCCCTGGCCGATGAGGCGTGGGTGGCGGTGCGCGCGCTGGTGCCGCGCCGCGAGGTGAACTCGATCATGGACGAGCTGGCCGCCATCGGCGCCAAGGCGATCCTGGCCACCGACATCCGGTTCTGTCGCTTTTAG
- a CDS encoding phosphoribosyl-ATP diphosphatase, with translation MTQSPAVKTFDALFAELSERARTRPAGSGTVAALDGGVHGIGKKILEEAGEVWLAAEHESDEDLAEEISQLLYWTQVLMLSRGLTLDDVYGKL, from the coding sequence ATGACACAATCGCCTGCCGTGAAGACCTTCGATGCGTTGTTCGCCGAACTCAGTGAGCGCGCGCGCACCCGTCCTGCCGGAAGCGGCACCGTGGCCGCGTTGGACGGCGGTGTACACGGTATCGGCAAGAAGATCCTGGAGGAGGCCGGCGAGGTCTGGCTGGCCGCCGAGCACGAAAGCGACGAAGATCTCGCCGAGGAGATCAGCCAGCTGCTGTACTGGACGCAGGTGCTGATGCTTTCACGCGGGCTCACCCTCGACGACGTCTACGGGAAGTTGTGA
- a CDS encoding sugar porter family MFS transporter: protein MATDGAIESSGGAEYESEYITGRVVRVAGVAALGGFLFGYDSAVINGAVSAVQDHFEVDNATLGFAVASALLGCVLGALTAGRLADRIGRLQVMRIAALLFLVSALVTGLANDIWLLVAFRIVGGVAVGIASVIAPAYIAETAPPNIRGRLGSLQQLAIVTGIFLALAIDFLLAHLAGGSREELWLGLEAWRWMFLAEAIPAVAYGLLAYTIPESPRYLVARYRIPEARRVLSMLLGEKNLEITITRIQESLQAEKPPSWRDLRKPTGGLYGIVWVGLGLSIFQQFVGINVIFYYSNVLWEAVGFDESQAFLITVITSVTNIVTTLIAIALIDKIGRKPLLLIGSSGMALTLGTMAVIFGTAPQVGGQPQLDGAAGPIALIAANLFVVAFGMSWGPVVWVLLGEMFPNRIRAAALGLAAAGQWMANWAITVTFPGLRDVLGAAYGFYALCAVLSFLFVWKWVEETKGKHLEDMHREVLHYGSHPAPN from the coding sequence ATGGCAACCGACGGCGCGATCGAATCTTCCGGCGGGGCTGAGTACGAATCGGAGTACATCACCGGACGGGTGGTCCGGGTCGCCGGCGTCGCCGCCCTCGGTGGGTTTTTGTTCGGCTACGACAGCGCAGTGATCAACGGCGCCGTGTCGGCTGTCCAGGACCACTTCGAAGTCGACAATGCCACCCTCGGCTTCGCCGTCGCGTCGGCGCTGCTGGGCTGTGTGCTCGGGGCGCTGACCGCGGGCCGCCTCGCCGATCGCATCGGCCGGTTGCAGGTCATGCGCATCGCCGCGCTGCTGTTCCTGGTCAGCGCCCTGGTCACCGGGCTGGCCAACGACATCTGGCTGTTGGTGGCCTTCCGGATCGTGGGTGGCGTCGCGGTCGGCATCGCCTCGGTGATCGCCCCGGCCTACATCGCCGAGACGGCACCGCCGAATATCCGGGGCAGGCTGGGCTCGCTGCAGCAGTTGGCAATCGTCACCGGGATCTTCCTGGCGCTGGCCATCGACTTCTTGCTCGCGCACCTGGCCGGCGGTTCGCGGGAGGAACTGTGGCTGGGGCTGGAAGCCTGGCGCTGGATGTTCCTGGCCGAGGCCATCCCGGCCGTCGCGTACGGCCTGCTGGCGTACACCATTCCCGAGTCGCCCCGTTATCTGGTGGCCAGATACCGGATCCCCGAGGCCCGGCGCGTGCTGTCGATGCTGCTGGGGGAGAAGAACCTGGAAATCACGATCACCCGCATCCAGGAGTCGCTGCAGGCCGAAAAACCGCCGTCGTGGCGAGATCTGCGCAAACCGACCGGCGGGCTCTACGGCATCGTCTGGGTCGGCCTGGGCCTGTCGATCTTCCAGCAGTTCGTCGGCATCAACGTGATCTTCTACTACTCGAATGTGTTGTGGGAGGCGGTCGGTTTCGACGAGAGTCAGGCGTTCTTGATCACCGTGATCACCTCGGTGACCAACATCGTGACCACGCTCATCGCGATCGCCCTGATCGACAAGATCGGCCGGAAACCGTTGCTGCTGATCGGTTCCAGCGGCATGGCGCTGACCCTGGGCACCATGGCGGTCATCTTCGGCACGGCGCCGCAGGTCGGCGGCCAGCCTCAGCTGGACGGTGCCGCAGGACCGATCGCGCTGATCGCCGCCAACCTCTTCGTGGTGGCGTTCGGCATGTCCTGGGGACCGGTGGTGTGGGTGCTGCTGGGCGAGATGTTCCCGAACCGGATCCGGGCCGCAGCACTGGGCCTGGCTGCCGCCGGGCAGTGGATGGCCAACTGGGCGATCACCGTCACCTTCCCGGGGCTTCGCGACGTGCTCGGCGCCGCCTACGGTTTCTACGCGCTGTGCGCGGTGCTGTCCTTCCTGTTCGTGTGGAAATGGGTGGAGGAGACCAAAGGCAAGCACCTTGAGGACATGCACCGCGAGGTCCTGCACTACGGAAGCCATCCCGCCCCGAACTGA
- a CDS encoding HAD family phosphatase, with protein sequence MRAVLFDMDGTLVDSEKLWDVSLAALYEKYGSTLSADIRTALVGSSAENTVRTVFADLGLDPDPAAMAVESRWLHDYTADLFDGGLPWCEGARELLEVLAAERTPMALVTNTQRFLTDRALNSIGRHYFSVTVCGDEVPLGKPAPDPYLRAAQLLGLSPEACLAVEDSVTGAAAAERAGCPVLVVPNDVPVPQGPRRRHIGSLGALDAAALRAVHAALSLEFGERTA encoded by the coding sequence ATGAGAGCAGTGCTGTTCGACATGGATGGCACGCTCGTCGACTCCGAAAAGCTGTGGGACGTCTCGCTGGCTGCGCTGTACGAGAAGTACGGCAGCACGCTCTCGGCAGACATCCGTACCGCACTGGTGGGTAGTTCAGCCGAGAACACTGTGCGCACCGTCTTCGCCGACCTCGGTCTGGACCCCGATCCGGCGGCGATGGCGGTCGAGAGTCGGTGGTTGCATGACTACACCGCCGACCTGTTCGACGGCGGCCTTCCCTGGTGTGAAGGCGCCAGAGAACTCTTGGAAGTGCTTGCTGCCGAACGGACCCCGATGGCGTTGGTCACCAACACCCAGCGGTTTTTGACCGACCGCGCGCTGAACAGCATTGGCAGGCATTACTTCTCGGTGACGGTGTGTGGGGACGAGGTGCCCTTGGGTAAACCTGCGCCCGACCCGTATCTGCGGGCAGCGCAGCTGCTGGGGCTGTCACCCGAAGCGTGTCTGGCCGTGGAGGACTCGGTCACCGGTGCTGCGGCAGCCGAGAGAGCCGGGTGCCCGGTGCTGGTAGTTCCCAACGACGTGCCGGTGCCGCAGGGACCGCGGCGACGTCATATCGGATCGCTCGGCGCGCTCGATGCCGCCGCGCTGCGGGCAGTCCATGCCGCGCTGAGCCTGGAGTTCGGCGAACGAACCGCGTGA
- a CDS encoding SDR family oxidoreductase: MTILVTGATGNIGRLVVNYLIDLGANDIRALTKDPARANLPDGVTAITGYLGDPDSLPAALEGVASMYLAPLPSTLDTTLELAGQAGVGYIVALSGGAHWQQHADTIAASGLVNTQLGPGEFLENFGMWAEPIKAARTVREPYPDVVQAPISMDDIARVAAALLVRPEQTHFGQMYELTGPQALTRAQIAEQIGVGIGVDVAFQTCSREEAEQALRPIMGDQAGWYLDLMADGPAQQANGLVAELTGTPAESVAQWAARNAELFT; encoded by the coding sequence ATGACCATCCTCGTCACCGGAGCAACTGGAAACATCGGCCGTCTCGTCGTCAACTACCTGATCGACTTGGGCGCCAACGATATCCGAGCACTGACGAAGGACCCCGCCAGGGCAAACCTGCCCGACGGTGTGACGGCGATCACGGGTTACCTCGGTGACCCGGACTCGCTGCCTGCGGCGCTGGAAGGCGTGGCGTCGATGTATCTGGCACCACTGCCCTCGACGTTGGACACCACCCTCGAGCTCGCCGGACAAGCCGGAGTCGGGTACATCGTGGCGCTGTCCGGAGGCGCGCATTGGCAACAACACGCCGATACGATCGCCGCGTCAGGCCTGGTCAACACCCAACTCGGGCCCGGTGAGTTTCTGGAGAACTTCGGCATGTGGGCTGAGCCGATCAAGGCCGCGCGCACCGTGCGGGAACCCTACCCCGATGTCGTCCAGGCGCCGATTTCGATGGACGACATCGCGCGAGTGGCCGCGGCACTTCTGGTCAGGCCCGAACAGACGCACTTCGGCCAGATGTATGAGCTCACCGGTCCCCAAGCGCTCACCCGTGCGCAGATAGCCGAGCAGATCGGCGTAGGCATCGGCGTCGACGTCGCATTCCAGACGTGCAGCCGCGAGGAAGCCGAGCAGGCACTGCGACCGATCATGGGCGACCAGGCCGGCTGGTACCTGGACCTGATGGCCGACGGCCCTGCCCAACAGGCCAACGGCCTCGTCGCCGAGCTCACCGGGACACCCGCCGAATCAGTGGCGCAGTGGGCTGCGCGCAACGCCGAGTTGTTCACCTGA